From the genome of Syngnathus acus chromosome 24, fSynAcu1.2, whole genome shotgun sequence, one region includes:
- the vrtn gene encoding vertnin — protein sequence MIQRNEAVLSILRELQEATENSGLDALILKALEVDRLLAPFPLPRLPCQNFPEWVGVDDVAQGLCPQDAPADLLPLRCKGKGNLLFDAASMLLIGNSGLSLELQVRTVVEMVLWKRYYLSGMIDSKMMLQAVRFSLCAEESEAMPNLSASVLEAIFDADVKASCFPDSYANMWHLYALASVLQVNIYSIYPMFNHKIRSYFNRVIRPRTWSKEREAQTFHIMWSGELKSGTLFRPDHFVALVHLSDFASSSLKSKELLDQNSKFSYPSLKDKYNITKRTFYRWKRQSQEHCKKSTARYEAKYFLQACYLEGKLMPLHRFKEFFPQISRSSYYNWKQELLRSGGTLSTPSSTGEVSPGESTEQEAWSSPELRRDESDQQDSVAGMFGLSVGPLDLERAQSVAHMQQAKRCLQNCIATNASFPFRVFKRNFPGISRSTYYNWRREAMLFFGGYKANSSDSSDADKSPKSISPVMRNIGEAAPRSKICRRTHRSFRLAYMSKKQLRDFAKLLVQKSKLSLGKFKLRFPTLSLCFFWLWRSGNTKRSKVNDPEVEETPLSVIDVAHKELPCAEMTSYVGGCSTAPLDVPHLQGAALACPLPDKLAVDVVALANFKAKAKLFLQTRFEEKSFPTFKEFRSHFPFTPRSTYYMWKRALHHGVSLVHG from the exons ATGATTCAGCGGAACGAGGCGGTGCTGTCCATCCTGAGGGAGCTCCAGGAGGCCACGGAGAACTCGGGCCTGGACGCACTCATCCTGAAAGCCCTGGAGGTGGACCGGCTCCTGGCTCCTTTCCCGCTGCCCCGACTGCCCTGCCAGAACTTCCCCGAGTGGGTGGGGGTGGATGACGTGGCCCAGGGCCTGTGCCCGCAGGACGCCCCTGCGGACCTCCTGCCGCTACGTTGCAAAGGAAAGGGCAACTTGCTGTTTGACGCCGCCAGCATGTTGCTAATAGGCAACAGCGGGCTGAGCTTGGAGCTACAG GTGAGGACAGTTGTGGAGATGGTCCTGTGGAAGAGGTACTACTTGTCCGGCATGATCGACTCCAAGATGATGCTCCAGGCGGTCCGCTTCAGCCTCTGCGCCGAGGAGTCGGAGGCCATGCCCAACCTGTCGGCGAGTGTCCTGGAGGCCATCTTTGACGCCGACGTCAAGGCTTCGTGCTTCCCCGACTCGTACGCCAACATGTGGCACCTGTACGCGCTGGCGTCTGTGCTCCAGGTGAACATATACTCCATCTACCCCATGTTCAACCACAAAATCCGATCCTACTTCAACCGGGTCATCCGGCCCAGGACTTGGTCCAAAGAGCGCGAGGCTCAAACCTTCCACATCATGTGGTCCGGCGAGTTGAAGTCAGGGACTTTGTTCCGGCCCGATCACTTTGTGGCGCTGGTCCACCTGAGCGACTTTGCTTCGAGTAGTCTCAAGAGCAAGGAGCTCCTCGACCAAAACTCCAAGTTCTCGTACCCGAGTCTGAAAGACAAGTACAACATCACCAAGAGGACCTTCTACCGCTGGAAGAGGCAGTCTCAGGAGCACTGTAAGAAATCCACAGCCCGCTACGAGGCCAAGTACTTCCTGCAGGCGTGCTACCTGGAAGGGAAGCTCATGCCGCTGCACCGGTTCAAGGAGTTCTTTCCGCAAATCTCCAGGTCCTCTTACTACAACTGGAAGCAGGAGCTCCTCAGGTCAGGCGGAACCCTCTCCACGCCCTCGTCCACGGGGGAGGTAAGTCCCGGCGAGAGCACGGAGCAGGAAGCCTGGTCCTCTCCCGAGCTCAGACGAGACGAGTCGGACCAACAAGACAGCGTGGCGGGCATGTTCGGCCTCAGCGTGGGGCCTCTGGATCTGGAGCGGGCCCAGAGCGTGGCCCACATGCAGCAAGCCAAACGTTGCTTGCAGAACTGCATCGCCACCAACGCCTCCTTTCCCTTCAGGGTCTTCAAGCGCAACTTCCCCGGCATCTCCAGGTCCACCTACTACAACTGGAGGAGAGAGGCCATGTTGTTCTTCGGAGGCTACAAAGCCAACAGCTCGGACAGCTCGGACGCCGACAAGAGTCCTAAAAGTATCTCTCCGGTCATGCGGAACATCGGAGAAGCGGCTCCGCGGTCCAAGATCTGCAGGCGTACGCACAGAAGTTTCCGTCTGGCCTACATGAGTAAGAAGCAACTCAGAGACTTTGCAAAACTGCTCGTCCAGAAGTCCAAGTTGTCCCTGGGCAAGTTCAAGCTCAGGTTCCCGACCTTGTCCCTTTGCTTCTTCTGGCTGTGGAGGAGCGGCAACACCAAGAGGAGCAAGGTCAACGACCCCGAGGTTGAAGAAACGCCGTTGAGCGTCATCGACGTGGCACACAAGGAGCTCCCGTGCGCTGAGATGACCTCGTATGTCGGTGGCTGCAGCACGGCTCCTCTGGACGTCCCGCATCTCCAAGGCGCAGCCCTGGCATGCCCCCTGCCGGACAAGCTGGCCGTGGACGTGGTGGCGCTGGCCAACTTCAAAGCCAAGGCCAAGCTGTTCCTGCAGACGCGCTTTGAGGAAAAGTCCTTCCCCACCTTCAAGGAATTCCGCTCCCACTTCCCCTTCACCCCGCGCTCCACCTACTACATGTGGAAGCGGGCTCTGCACCACGGGGTGTCGCTGGTTCACGGCTGA
- the LOC119117700 gene encoding uncharacterized protein LOC119117700, whose translation MLGCFAMTLLMLPLIIAGLNGDTDNLQLMFPCDNSVCYHFWRFSTKIRRIDVAITSNGQMMESTGDNNQDIKCSEKLRRLTDDTIGLHYCKITENAFVPQNEVPEFKVAPGFGVSFQCTLVHFLTLRHCLISDRSSVRLMWVDQDGREVRDNSNYHISQRSQCDVTLTVTLQAPGSEAFRCLARVGKSPGNSWISAAMRVQVLVPKMKGKGRGNFNLDDVEPQGGSRYQVGVILAVLALAVLTALAAMFVVVRRRKAANLSITACPTPVRNHAADDVIYADVVFPVGADQISFTQGQDTEYACVRYR comes from the exons ATGCTCGGGTGCTTCGCCATGACACTGCTTATGCTTCCTCTCATCATAGcag GCCTCAATGGTGACACGGACAATTTGCAGCTCATGTTTCCGTGCGACAATTCCGTGTGTTATCACTTTTGGAGATTCAGCACAAAAATCCGGCGCATCGACGTTGCGATAACAAGTAACGGACAGATGATGGAATCTACAGGAGACAACAACCAGGATATAAAATGTAGCGAGAAGCTCCGACGTCTGACGGACGACACCATTGGCTTGCATTACTGCAAAATAACAGAGAACGCCTTCGTGCCACAAAATG AAGTTCCTGAATTCAAAGTGGCGCCGGGCTTTGGCGTATCTTTCCAGTGCACTCTGGTGCACTTCTTGACGCTGCGCCATTGCCTCATCTCGGACCGGTCCAGCGTCCGTTTGATGTGGGTGGACCAAGATGGCCGGGAAGTCCGCGACAACTCCAACTATCACATATCGCAAAGGTCCCAGTGCGACGTCACCTTGACTGTCACCTTGCAAGCTCCTGGGAGCGAGGCGTTCAGGTGCCTGGCTCGCGTGGGAAAATCTCCTGGAAACTCCTGGATTTCGGCGGCGATGCGAGTCCAAGTACTAG TTCCCAAAATGAAGGGAAAGGGAAGAGGAAACTTCAATTTAGATGACGTAGAACCTCAGG GCGGCAGCCGCTACCAAGTCGGCGTGATATTGGCGGTGTTGGCGTTGGCCGTGTTGACCGCCTTGGCTGCCATGTTTGTCGTGGTCAGGCGACGAAAGGCAGCGA ACTTGTCCATAACCGCCTGTCCCACGCCAGTTCGCAACCAT GCGGCGGACGACGTCATTTATGCCGATGTGGTCTTCCCCGTTGGCGCAGATCAAATTTCTTTCACTCAGGGCCAAGATACGGAATACGCCTGCGTTCGCTACCGGTAg